The window GATTCTAAGCTGAGCCCATGTGATCACTTCCAGAAGCTCTTCCAAGGTTCCATAACCACCTGGTAATGCTATAAAAGCATCAGCTTGGCGAGCCATCTCCGCCTTGCGCTGGTGCATGCCGGATACATCTCTTACTTTCCCTACTGTCTCTCCGGTAATCTGATAATAACAATTTATTAATCACCGTATAATCAACTCCGGTTAAACGGATTTAACTCTTAATTACTAAATTAATTACCTCTCGGGGCATAAGAGTCTTTGGTATCACTCTgcaaaacaaaatcaaaaaatCAGAATGTAAATTCAATTATGAGAAAAACAGAGAGATAATTCTCCGGTTAAATTAAATTACCCCAAGACATGGCGGCTGCCGTCGTAAACAGCTTGAGAAACCAGGCCCA is drawn from Euphorbia lathyris chromosome 9, ddEupLath1.1, whole genome shotgun sequence and contains these coding sequences:
- the LOC136207418 gene encoding cytokinin riboside 5'-monophosphate phosphoribohydrolase LOG7-like — its product is METQHLPSIISRFRRICVFCGSNPDKNPSFQLSALQLAHQLVERNIDLVYGGGSIGLMGLVSQAVYDGSRHVLGVIPKTLMPREITGETVGKVRDVSGMHQRKAEMARQADAFIALPGGYGTLEELLEVITWAQLRIHEKPVISYVN